A window of the Dehalococcoidia bacterium genome harbors these coding sequences:
- a CDS encoding SGNH/GDSL hydrolase family protein: protein MLSKVALAMIGTTLAVFLGEAFLRLIPPSSPDAIVQPDSLLGWKYVPNTNALLPAQGSESVRVHINSAGFRDAEHSMEKRPDTFRILVLGDSMVSGTAGQPVRDQQLFTSLLQRELGDKSEIVQAAVPGWGTDQEFLYFLQEGYKYQPDLVLLAFFIGNDISDNFKPLERAGQPVHKPYFKLEENGSPALVNKASEKPAEGPASLASQVITSLRQHSKVYVLLHDRVYLPLVRLIWPTSTPFSGATAEWYCRYFATDAARYTPRERERALAVTRALLTALRDEVKARGSQFAVVLIPQHVQIYAKERARVTESCADLRGETIDWDIPYQMVEGVLKQEGINYLSLLPIFREHAEKGESLYDIPDFHLTPRGHAVTAQAISEQNILRGTAQSHR, encoded by the coding sequence GTGCTGAGCAAAGTCGCTCTCGCCATGATAGGGACAACCCTTGCGGTTTTCCTCGGCGAGGCCTTCTTGCGCCTCATTCCACCCTCCTCTCCAGACGCAATTGTTCAGCCAGACTCATTACTGGGCTGGAAGTACGTACCGAATACGAATGCGTTGTTACCCGCGCAAGGTAGCGAATCAGTCAGGGTGCACATAAACAGCGCGGGGTTCAGAGACGCTGAACACAGCATGGAGAAACGGCCTGATACCTTTCGCATTCTTGTGCTCGGCGACTCGATGGTGTCAGGAACTGCCGGACAGCCGGTACGTGACCAACAGTTATTCACTTCCCTCCTGCAACGCGAGCTCGGAGACAAGTCAGAGATTGTCCAAGCGGCTGTTCCCGGTTGGGGTACAGACCAGGAATTCCTATACTTCCTGCAAGAAGGCTACAAGTATCAACCTGACCTCGTTTTGCTAGCCTTTTTTATCGGCAACGATATTTCAGACAACTTTAAGCCTCTCGAACGGGCTGGCCAGCCTGTACACAAGCCGTATTTCAAGCTGGAGGAGAACGGCAGCCCGGCTCTTGTAAATAAGGCTTCAGAGAAACCTGCTGAAGGTCCAGCAAGTCTGGCGTCACAGGTTATAACAAGCCTTCGTCAACATTCCAAGGTGTACGTCCTTCTTCATGACCGCGTCTACTTACCCCTTGTGAGATTGATTTGGCCAACAAGCACGCCATTTTCCGGCGCGACGGCTGAGTGGTATTGTCGTTACTTCGCAACAGACGCGGCGAGATACACTCCGAGAGAGAGAGAGAGAGCTTTAGCGGTCACAAGGGCTTTGTTGACCGCGCTTCGTGACGAGGTAAAAGCGAGAGGCTCCCAATTTGCGGTCGTGCTGATACCTCAACACGTGCAAATATACGCAAAGGAACGGGCGCGAGTAACCGAAAGCTGCGCTGACCTCAGAGGAGAAACGATAGACTGGGATATTCCCTACCAAATGGTTGAGGGTGTCCTGAAACAAGAGGGAATAAACTACCTTTCACTTCTACCAATATTCCGCGAGCATGCCGAAAAGGGGGAAAGCTTGTACGACATTCCCGACTTCCACCTGACCCCACGTGGGCACGCAGTCACAGCGCAAGCAATCAGTGAGCAGAACATCCTTCGCGGTACTGCGCAAAGCCACCGTTAG
- a CDS encoding carbamoyltransferase: MYILGISAFYHDAAAALLKDGQLVAAAEEERFSRKKHDYNFPINAIQFCLKQGGISSRDLDYVVFYEKPFLKFERILLTTLQTFPKSWGLFRESMLTWLLDKLWVKGLIKDKLDIPADRILFSEHHLSHAASAFLCSPFPEAAILTVDGVGEWATATMGVARGNDIRQLHEIRFPHSLGLLYSAFTAFLGFEVNEGEYKVMGMAPYGQPRYMDKVYELIKVAEDGSFWMDMRWFTYHHSTRKAIGKKFEQLFGTPRDPKAKETIDPYYADVAASIQKVTEEIMLKLARQAQRETGLDRLCMAGGVALNSVANGRILRETGIKELFIQPSAGDGGAAVGAALYAYHTLLGKPRQFVMEHAYWGAEHSTSDTAQFLRDNNVAHERFEDDEKLLDRVTDMLVQGKVVGWMQGRFEFGPRALGNRSILADPRRAEMKDIVNRKIKFREPFRPFAPSVIAEEAETFFDLPNAASHYPARYMLLVVPVKEGKKDVLPAITHVDGTARLQTVHKDTNPRYHRLIQKFGQATGVPVVLNTSFNLRGEPIVNTPQNAMSTFTRSEMDALVIDRVLITKGK, encoded by the coding sequence ATGTATATTCTGGGCATCTCCGCTTTTTACCACGACGCCGCCGCCGCGCTCCTCAAGGACGGCCAGCTTGTAGCCGCCGCCGAGGAGGAGCGCTTCTCCCGCAAGAAGCACGACTACAACTTTCCCATCAACGCCATCCAGTTCTGCCTGAAGCAGGGCGGCATTTCGTCCCGCGATCTGGACTACGTCGTCTTCTACGAGAAGCCCTTCCTGAAGTTCGAGCGCATTCTGCTGACCACTCTTCAGACCTTTCCCAAGTCCTGGGGCCTCTTCCGCGAGTCCATGCTGACATGGCTACTGGACAAGCTCTGGGTCAAGGGCCTCATCAAGGACAAGCTGGACATCCCCGCCGACCGCATCCTGTTCTCCGAGCACCACCTCTCGCACGCGGCCAGCGCCTTCCTGTGCTCGCCGTTCCCGGAGGCGGCCATCCTGACGGTGGACGGCGTGGGCGAGTGGGCCACCGCCACCATGGGCGTCGCCAGAGGCAACGACATCAGGCAGCTCCACGAGATACGCTTCCCGCACTCCCTCGGCCTGCTCTACAGCGCATTCACCGCCTTCTTGGGCTTCGAGGTCAACGAGGGCGAGTACAAGGTGATGGGCATGGCCCCCTACGGCCAGCCCCGGTACATGGACAAGGTGTACGAGCTTATCAAGGTGGCCGAGGACGGCAGCTTCTGGATGGACATGCGCTGGTTCACCTACCACCACTCGACGCGCAAGGCCATCGGCAAGAAGTTCGAGCAGCTCTTCGGCACGCCGCGCGACCCGAAGGCCAAGGAGACGATTGACCCCTACTACGCGGACGTGGCGGCCAGCATCCAGAAGGTCACCGAGGAGATCATGCTCAAGCTGGCGCGGCAGGCGCAGCGGGAGACCGGCCTGGACCGCCTGTGCATGGCGGGCGGCGTCGCGCTCAACAGCGTCGCCAACGGACGCATCCTGCGCGAGACGGGAATCAAGGAGCTGTTCATCCAGCCCTCCGCGGGCGACGGCGGCGCCGCCGTGGGCGCGGCCCTGTACGCCTACCATACCCTGCTAGGCAAGCCTCGCCAGTTCGTCATGGAGCATGCCTACTGGGGCGCCGAGCATTCGACGAGCGATACGGCCCAGTTCCTCCGTGACAACAACGTGGCCCACGAGCGCTTCGAGGACGACGAGAAGCTGCTGGACAGGGTGACGGACATGCTGGTCCAGGGCAAGGTCGTGGGCTGGATGCAGGGGCGCTTCGAGTTCGGCCCGCGGGCGCTGGGCAATCGCAGCATCCTGGCCGACCCGCGCCGCGCGGAGATGAAGGACATCGTCAACCGCAAGATCAAGTTCCGCGAGCCGTTCCGACCCTTCGCGCCGTCGGTCATCGCCGAGGAGGCGGAGACCTTCTTCGATCTGCCGAACGCGGCGTCTCACTACCCCGCGCGCTACATGCTGCTGGTGGTGCCCGTGAAGGAGGGCAAGAAGGACGTGCTGCCGGCGATAACGCACGTGGACGGGACGGCGCGCCTCCAGACGGTGCACAAGGACACCAACCCCCGCTACCACCGGCTCATTCAGAAGTTCGGCCAGGCGACGGGCGTGCCCGTGGTCCTGAACACCTCGTTCAACCTGCGGGGCGAGCCGATAGTGAACACGCCCCAGAACGCCATGAGCACCTTCACCCGCAGCGAGATGGACGCCCTGGTGATAGACCGCGTCCTGATCACGAAAGGAAAGTAG
- a CDS encoding DUF5989 family protein produces the protein MRAIRSFFYKFTVVGELLTFLWKRKLWWLIPMVLVLLFFGLLMVFGQATGMGPFIYTLF, from the coding sequence GTGCGCGCTATCCGTAGCTTCTTTTACAAGTTCACGGTCGTCGGCGAGCTTCTGACGTTCCTCTGGAAGCGCAAGCTCTGGTGGCTCATCCCGATGGTGCTCGTGCTGTTGTTCTTCGGCCTGCTCATGGTGTTCGGCCAGGCCACGGGCATGGGGCCGTTCATCTACACGCTGTTCTAG
- the rpsU gene encoding 30S ribosomal protein S21 — MDVKLREGETQESLLKRFTTLVQRSGILREAKSKRFFVSKGEAAREKQRRAARRRSRVRRFR; from the coding sequence TTGGACGTCAAACTTCGCGAGGGCGAGACGCAGGAGAGCTTGCTCAAGCGCTTCACAACCCTGGTCCAGCGCTCCGGCATCCTGCGGGAGGCGAAGAGCAAGCGCTTCTTCGTTTCCAAGGGCGAGGCCGCCCGCGAGAAGCAGCGCCGCGCCGCGCGCCGCCGCAGCCGCGTCCGCCGATTCCGCTAG
- a CDS encoding zinc-ribbon domain containing protein, translated as MSYTDKTITCVDCGATFTFSASEQETFAQRGYTNEPKRCSTCRDARKAQQGSGGYGDQSQRREMFPAVCATCGKQTQVPFQPRGTKPVYCSDCFRKVPQQSYR; from the coding sequence ATGAGCTACACTGACAAGACTATCACCTGCGTTGATTGTGGCGCGACGTTTACGTTTAGCGCCAGCGAGCAGGAGACTTTCGCACAGCGCGGCTACACGAACGAGCCCAAGCGTTGCTCGACGTGTCGCGACGCCCGCAAGGCCCAGCAGGGCAGCGGCGGCTACGGCGATCAGTCTCAGAGGCGCGAGATGTTTCCCGCCGTCTGTGCGACGTGCGGCAAGCAGACTCAAGTCCCGTTTCAGCCACGCGGCACCAAGCCCGTGTACTGCAGCGACTGCTTTCGCAAAGTCCCGCAGCAGTCCTACCGGTAA
- a CDS encoding aminotransferase class V-fold PLP-dependent enzyme yields MDVDTLRGQIPALRQVIYMNWGWSGAKPQPVLDAIARQMAFEAQESPTAPHVRTQQDDVQAQGTVAFAGLLGASPEEVALTQCTTEGLNLALNGLRLQRGERIVTCNLEHPSILVPCYHLRHTVGVDVEVIQLDTADGPAAVLSKFEAALRQPTRLVALSHIVYCTGLRLPLREICDVAHRAGALVLVDGVQALGQMPVDVHALGCDFYAVGGQKWLLGPDGVGAVYIRRELVERVLPTIVGPHAALEYDARGRFVPDTSRVRKFEVSTTSIPLWAGMVAAARLVQDIGVGAIHERIDYLARRLRSSLARVPGLTFTSPADPADGCGLVAFAVEGVPAKEITEGIWQRVRAVGRSVTFPLATRLAVHAFNTEDEIDWTAQAVYEAATSARKTASG; encoded by the coding sequence ATGGACGTTGACACCCTGCGCGGCCAGATTCCCGCCCTCCGGCAGGTCATCTACATGAACTGGGGCTGGTCCGGCGCCAAGCCCCAGCCCGTGCTGGACGCCATCGCGCGCCAGATGGCGTTCGAGGCCCAGGAAAGCCCGACGGCGCCCCACGTCCGCACGCAGCAGGACGATGTGCAGGCCCAGGGCACAGTCGCGTTCGCGGGCCTGCTGGGCGCGTCGCCGGAGGAGGTCGCGCTGACCCAGTGCACCACGGAGGGGCTCAACCTGGCGCTCAACGGCCTGCGGCTCCAGCGCGGCGAGCGCATCGTCACCTGCAACCTGGAGCACCCGTCCATCCTCGTGCCCTGCTACCACCTGCGCCACACCGTGGGCGTGGACGTGGAGGTCATTCAACTCGACACGGCGGACGGCCCCGCGGCCGTCCTGTCGAAGTTCGAGGCCGCGCTGCGGCAGCCGACGCGACTGGTGGCGCTCAGCCACATCGTGTATTGCACGGGGCTGCGCCTGCCCCTGCGCGAGATATGCGACGTCGCTCACCGCGCGGGCGCGCTGGTCCTGGTGGACGGTGTGCAGGCGCTGGGGCAGATGCCGGTGGACGTGCACGCGCTGGGCTGCGACTTCTACGCCGTGGGCGGGCAGAAGTGGCTCCTGGGGCCGGACGGCGTCGGCGCGGTCTATATCCGGCGCGAACTGGTGGAGCGTGTCCTGCCGACCATCGTCGGGCCGCACGCGGCGCTGGAGTACGACGCGCGCGGCCGTTTTGTGCCGGACACGTCCCGCGTCCGCAAGTTCGAGGTGTCCACGACGAGTATTCCTCTCTGGGCGGGCATGGTGGCCGCGGCCCGGCTCGTCCAGGACATAGGCGTCGGCGCAATCCACGAGCGCATTGACTATCTGGCGCGCCGCCTCCGAAGCTCACTTGCGCGCGTCCCCGGCCTCACCTTCACCAGTCCCGCCGACCCCGCGGACGGCTGCGGCCTCGTCGCCTTTGCAGTAGAAGGCGTCCCGGCGAAGGAGATAACCGAGGGGATATGGCAGCGCGTCCGGGCCGTGGGGCGCAGCGTGACCTTCCCTCTGGCCACACGCCTCGCCGTGCACGCCTTTAACACGGAAGATGAGATTGACTGGACGGCGCAGGCGGTGTACGAGGCGGCTACTTCCGCGCGGAAGACCGCGAGCGGCTAG
- a CDS encoding ABC transporter ATP-binding protein gives MTHWHGSLAGGEDDERLGKVYDQQVVMRLLPYLQPHKPQLAWGTGFMLVATLTGVATPWLIGQAIDRFVAAKDVPGLTAISLALVVTVLVNAGTSYAHQLLLADMGQKVLYALRTGLFDHLQQLSLSYYDRHAVGRVMSRVQNDVQQLQEFVTTAIMTVGDFLGLVGVVVAVLLMDLQLALLIMTVIPVLVAVMAVWQGHARRAYTRVRTALAMVNAALQENISGVRVVQSLRREEENLRRFDETNRGHRDANLHSARVSSALFPLVELLVAVATALVLVVGGMRVLQGALAVGTLVAFALYVQRFFDPVRNLTMQYSEFQRAMVAGERIFRLLDTRPEVVDAPDARDLPPIRGDVRFEGVRFSYVPEVEVLHGIDLTVRPGETVALVGPTGAGKTTIAALIARFYDATAGRVTVDGHDVRAATRRSLARQMAMVLQEPFLFSGSVRENIRYGRLNATDAEVEEAAKAVGAHDFIWRLDRGYDTSVGERGINLSTGQRQLLSFARALLADPRILILDEATASVDTGTEHAIQRALKTLLRGRTSVIIAHRLSTVRDADRIVVMDEGHIVQEGRHADLLAQDGLYARLWSMAFSEVAASDDDGDAPAEPFAATSQAPEPFEPQSA, from the coding sequence ATGACACACTGGCACGGCTCCCTGGCAGGGGGGGAAGATGACGAACGTCTGGGCAAGGTCTATGACCAGCAGGTGGTCATGCGCCTCCTCCCCTACCTCCAGCCTCACAAGCCGCAGCTTGCGTGGGGCACGGGCTTCATGCTCGTCGCCACCCTTACCGGCGTCGCCACGCCGTGGCTCATCGGCCAAGCGATTGACCGGTTCGTGGCCGCAAAGGACGTCCCCGGCCTGACCGCCATCTCGCTGGCCCTCGTAGTCACCGTTCTGGTGAACGCGGGGACATCCTACGCGCACCAGCTCCTGCTGGCCGACATGGGCCAGAAGGTGCTGTACGCCCTGCGGACCGGCCTGTTCGACCACCTGCAACAGCTTTCCCTCAGCTACTACGACCGCCACGCCGTCGGACGCGTCATGTCCCGCGTGCAGAACGATGTGCAGCAGCTTCAGGAGTTCGTCACCACGGCCATTATGACCGTGGGCGACTTCCTGGGCCTGGTCGGGGTGGTGGTCGCCGTGCTGCTTATGGACTTGCAGTTGGCGTTGCTCATCATGACCGTCATCCCTGTCCTGGTGGCCGTCATGGCCGTATGGCAAGGACACGCCCGCCGCGCCTACACCCGCGTGCGCACCGCCCTGGCCATGGTGAACGCCGCCCTGCAGGAGAACATCTCCGGCGTGCGCGTTGTCCAGAGCCTCCGGCGTGAGGAGGAGAACCTGCGGCGCTTCGATGAGACGAACCGCGGACATCGGGACGCTAACCTCCACTCCGCGCGCGTTTCGTCCGCCCTGTTCCCCCTCGTCGAGCTGCTGGTGGCTGTCGCCACCGCCCTCGTGCTCGTCGTGGGAGGCATGCGTGTGCTCCAGGGCGCGCTGGCCGTGGGCACGCTGGTCGCCTTCGCCCTGTACGTGCAGCGCTTCTTCGACCCCGTCCGCAACCTGACCATGCAGTACTCGGAGTTCCAGCGGGCCATGGTGGCGGGCGAGCGCATCTTCCGCCTGCTGGACACCAGGCCGGAGGTTGTGGACGCGCCGGACGCACGCGACCTACCGCCCATCCGTGGCGATGTCCGCTTTGAGGGCGTGCGCTTCAGCTACGTCCCTGAGGTGGAGGTGCTGCACGGCATCGATCTGACGGTCCGCCCCGGCGAGACGGTGGCCCTGGTGGGCCCCACGGGCGCGGGCAAGACCACCATCGCCGCCCTCATCGCACGCTTCTACGACGCAACTGCCGGCCGCGTCACCGTGGACGGCCACGACGTGCGCGCAGCGACCCGCCGCTCCCTGGCGCGGCAGATGGCCATGGTGCTGCAGGAGCCGTTCCTGTTCTCCGGGTCGGTCAGAGAGAACATCCGCTACGGCCGGTTGAACGCCACGGACGCGGAGGTTGAAGAAGCGGCGAAAGCGGTGGGCGCCCACGACTTTATCTGGCGGTTGGACAGAGGGTATGACACCTCCGTCGGCGAGCGGGGCATCAATCTGAGCACGGGCCAGCGCCAGCTCCTGAGCTTCGCGCGGGCGCTCCTGGCCGACCCGCGCATCCTCATTCTGGACGAGGCCACCGCCAGCGTGGACACGGGCACGGAGCACGCCATCCAGAGGGCGCTCAAGACGCTGCTGCGCGGGCGCACCTCCGTCATCATCGCCCACCGCCTCAGCACCGTCCGCGACGCCGACCGCATCGTGGTCATGGACGAAGGCCACATCGTGCAGGAGGGCCGCCACGCCGACCTGCTGGCCCAGGACGGCCTGTACGCCCGCCTCTGGAGCATGGCCTTCAGCGAAGTCGCGGCGTCCGACGACGACGGCGACGCCCCCGCCGAGCCATTCGCGGCGACCAGCCAGGCGCCGGAGCCTTTTGAGCCGCAGAGCGCATGA
- a CDS encoding type 1 glutamine amidotransferase, with protein sequence MAVLVLQNIACEGPGLLATALEARGVSTHIVRMGQDGSLPSIASYQGLVTLGGPMNVDEGERHPFLRDEVKVLQQALRAGVPVLGICLGAQLLAKALGARVFPARAREIGFSRVQLTEEGGRDPLFRTQGRFMTVFQWHGDTFDLPRDAVSLASSAVCPQQAFRYGRAAYGLQFHLEVTPGMVASWVREYPHDLAMAGLEDRGQSLVAEARTRAQDLAQQAGEVFGAFATLVEGRRSERVRNMDVTRL encoded by the coding sequence ATGGCTGTCCTCGTCCTGCAGAACATCGCGTGCGAAGGCCCTGGCCTTCTCGCGACGGCCCTGGAAGCCAGGGGCGTTTCGACCCACATAGTGCGGATGGGGCAGGACGGATCGCTGCCCAGCATAGCGTCTTACCAGGGGCTGGTGACGCTGGGTGGGCCGATGAACGTGGACGAGGGGGAGCGCCATCCGTTTCTTCGGGACGAGGTCAAGGTGCTCCAACAGGCCCTTCGCGCGGGTGTGCCGGTCCTGGGCATTTGCCTGGGCGCTCAACTCCTGGCGAAGGCCCTGGGGGCGCGGGTGTTCCCCGCCAGGGCCAGAGAGATCGGCTTCTCGCGGGTGCAGCTCACCGAGGAAGGGGGACGTGACCCCCTATTCAGGACGCAGGGACGTTTTATGACGGTGTTCCAGTGGCACGGCGATACATTTGACCTCCCGAGGGACGCGGTGAGCCTGGCATCCTCTGCGGTCTGCCCGCAGCAGGCCTTCCGCTACGGTCGCGCGGCCTACGGGCTCCAGTTCCATCTGGAGGTGACGCCGGGCATGGTGGCCTCCTGGGTACGTGAGTATCCCCATGACCTGGCCATGGCCGGGCTTGAGGATAGAGGCCAGAGCCTGGTCGCGGAGGCGCGCACGCGCGCGCAGGACCTGGCGCAGCAGGCGGGGGAGGTGTTCGGCGCATTCGCAACACTCGTCGAAGGGCGGCGGAGCGAGCGGGTGCGTAACATGGATGTTACACGTTTGTAA
- the glnA gene encoding type I glutamate--ammonia ligase, with product MAKASATTSKKTPAQVIEFCKRNSINIIDLKFPDLPGTMQHFSIPLQEMNEELFEEGTGFDGSSIRGFQHIQESDMLLIPDPETAVVDPVLEIPTLTMICDVKDPVTQGPYSRDPRYIARKAEAYLKKSGLADTSYWGPEAEFFVFDSVRFDYTDHSGFYFVDSAEGIWNSGAENEDGHKNLGYRPRHKEGYFPVPPADMLQDFRSEVILKMLDAGLPIEKHHHEVSTAGQGEIGLRYGTLTRTADNLMMFKYILKNVGRKHGKTVTFMPKPLFGDNGTGMHTHQSLWKNGTNLFYDEAGYAMLSDTALHYIGGLLKHAPALLSICAPTTNSYRRLVPGYEAPVKLAYSARNRSAAVRVPMYFTSPKARRIEFRPPDPSCNPYLAFAAMLMAGIDGVVNKIDPGKPAEKDLYELSAAESAKIKEVPGSLDEVLDALEKDNEFMLRGGVFTKDFISTWLNIKRKECDAVRLRPHPYEYFMYFDA from the coding sequence ATGGCAAAGGCTTCCGCCACGACGTCAAAGAAAACGCCCGCGCAGGTGATTGAGTTCTGCAAGCGGAACTCAATCAACATCATTGACCTGAAGTTCCCGGACCTGCCGGGCACCATGCAGCACTTCTCCATTCCTCTGCAGGAGATGAACGAGGAGTTGTTCGAGGAAGGCACCGGGTTTGACGGTTCCAGTATCCGGGGTTTCCAGCACATCCAGGAGAGCGACATGCTACTCATCCCGGACCCGGAGACGGCGGTCGTTGATCCCGTCCTGGAAATCCCCACCCTCACCATGATATGCGACGTGAAGGACCCCGTCACCCAGGGGCCGTACAGCCGTGACCCGCGCTACATCGCTCGGAAGGCTGAGGCCTACCTGAAGAAGAGCGGCCTGGCGGATACCAGCTACTGGGGCCCGGAGGCGGAGTTCTTCGTGTTCGACTCGGTCCGCTTCGACTACACCGACCATAGCGGCTTCTACTTCGTGGACTCCGCGGAGGGCATCTGGAACTCCGGCGCGGAGAACGAGGACGGCCACAAGAACCTGGGGTACCGGCCACGCCACAAGGAGGGCTACTTCCCCGTCCCTCCCGCCGACATGCTTCAGGACTTCCGCTCGGAAGTCATCCTCAAGATGCTGGATGCGGGCCTTCCCATCGAAAAGCATCACCACGAAGTATCCACCGCTGGCCAGGGCGAGATTGGCCTCCGGTACGGCACTCTGACCCGGACGGCCGACAACCTGATGATGTTCAAGTACATCCTCAAGAACGTCGGACGGAAGCATGGCAAGACGGTCACCTTCATGCCCAAGCCCCTCTTTGGCGACAACGGGACGGGCATGCACACGCACCAGAGCCTCTGGAAGAACGGGACCAACCTCTTCTATGACGAGGCCGGCTACGCCATGCTGAGCGACACGGCCCTTCACTACATAGGCGGCCTGTTGAAGCATGCGCCCGCCTTGCTGTCCATCTGCGCGCCGACCACCAACTCCTATCGCCGCCTGGTTCCCGGCTACGAGGCGCCTGTGAAGCTGGCCTACTCCGCCCGGAACCGGAGCGCGGCTGTCCGCGTGCCCATGTACTTCACCTCGCCCAAGGCGCGACGCATTGAGTTCCGGCCTCCGGACCCCTCCTGCAACCCTTACCTCGCCTTCGCAGCCATGCTGATGGCGGGCATTGACGGAGTCGTCAACAAGATCGACCCCGGCAAGCCCGCGGAGAAGGACCTCTACGAGTTGTCCGCCGCCGAGTCGGCCAAGATCAAGGAGGTGCCGGGCAGCCTGGACGAGGTGCTGGACGCGCTGGAGAAAGACAACGAGTTCATGCTGCGCGGCGGCGTGTTCACCAAGGACTTCATCTCCACCTGGCTGAATATAAAGCGCAAGGAGTGTGACGCTGTCCGCCTGCGGCCTCACCCCTACGAGTACTTCATGTACTTTGACGCCTAG
- a CDS encoding glutamine synthetase family protein, whose amino-acid sequence MLKKDKEAKEYVLRMAKENDIKFIRLWFTDILGHLKSFAITVEELEAALTEGKGFDGSSIEGFVRIDESDMLALPDPNTFRILPWRPKQKGVARMFADILTPDMKPFEGDPRYVLKRNLLKSSELGYTYYVGPELEYFYLKAADNPEPLDQAGYFDLIPPDMASDLRRETVLTLEELGIPVEYSHHEVAPSQHEIDLRYTDALTMADNVMTYRLVVKQIAQEHDVYATFMPKPIFGVNGSGMHVHQSLFKGGRNAFYDAKASHHLSKMARSFIAGLLRHAQELTLVTNQWVNSYKRLVPGYEAPVYLSWAWRNRSDLIRVPEYKPGKEEATRIEYRSPDPACSPYLCFSVMLAAGLDGVKNGWEPPEPVEENVYKMPEEERKRRGIGTLPASLGEAIALAEKSQLLREALGDHVFDSFIENKKIEWDLYRKQVTDYEIKRYLPIL is encoded by the coding sequence ATGCTCAAAAAAGACAAGGAAGCCAAAGAGTACGTCCTCCGGATGGCCAAGGAGAATGACATCAAGTTCATTCGCCTGTGGTTCACCGACATCCTGGGCCACCTGAAGAGCTTCGCCATCACCGTCGAGGAGCTGGAGGCCGCCCTGACCGAGGGCAAGGGCTTCGACGGCTCCTCCATTGAGGGGTTCGTCCGCATTGACGAGAGCGACATGCTTGCCTTGCCGGACCCCAATACCTTCCGCATCCTGCCCTGGCGGCCCAAGCAGAAGGGTGTGGCGCGCATGTTCGCCGACATCCTCACGCCTGACATGAAGCCCTTTGAGGGCGACCCGCGCTACGTTCTGAAGCGCAACCTCTTGAAATCGTCGGAGTTGGGCTATACCTACTACGTCGGCCCCGAGCTGGAATATTTCTACCTGAAGGCCGCCGATAACCCCGAGCCTCTTGACCAGGCCGGCTACTTTGACCTGATTCCACCGGACATGGCGTCAGACCTGCGGCGCGAGACGGTGCTGACCCTGGAGGAGCTGGGCATCCCGGTGGAGTACAGCCACCATGAGGTCGCGCCCAGCCAGCATGAGATAGACCTGCGCTACACGGATGCTCTGACCATGGCGGACAACGTCATGACCTACCGGCTGGTGGTCAAGCAGATAGCCCAGGAGCATGATGTGTACGCCACTTTCATGCCCAAGCCCATCTTCGGCGTCAACGGCAGCGGCATGCATGTCCATCAGTCGCTCTTCAAGGGCGGGCGCAACGCCTTCTATGACGCCAAGGCGTCTCACCACTTGTCCAAGATGGCGCGGTCCTTCATCGCAGGGCTGCTGCGCCACGCGCAGGAGCTTACCCTGGTCACCAACCAGTGGGTCAACTCCTACAAGCGCCTGGTGCCGGGTTACGAGGCGCCGGTCTATCTCTCTTGGGCATGGCGCAACCGCTCCGACCTCATCCGCGTGCCCGAGTACAAGCCAGGCAAGGAAGAGGCCACGCGCATCGAGTATCGGTCGCCGGACCCGGCCTGCAGTCCGTACCTGTGCTTCTCCGTCATGCTCGCGGCCGGTCTTGACGGGGTGAAGAACGGGTGGGAGCCTCCTGAGCCTGTGGAGGAAAACGTCTACAAGATGCCGGAAGAGGAGCGCAAGAGGCGCGGCATAGGCACCCTGCCCGCCAGCCTTGGCGAGGCCATCGCGCTGGCCGAGAAGAGCCAGCTTCTGCGCGAAGCCCTGGGCGACCACGTGTTCGACAGCTTCATCGAGAACAAGAAAATCGAGTGGGACTTGTACCGTAAGCAGGTGACGGACTACGAGATCAAGCGTTACCTGCCCATCCTGTAG
- a CDS encoding DUF5615 family PIN-like protein, with translation MKFLIDNALSPLIAGGLRTAGHDAVHVREYKMQAATDAGIFTRAASEHRAIVSADTDFGTLLALRQESNPSVVLFRGRSTRSPVKQLRVLLANLPNLETALKKGCVVVFDETRVRIRPLPIGPGA, from the coding sequence GTGAAGTTTCTCATTGACAACGCCCTGTCGCCGCTGATCGCTGGCGGTCTGCGGACAGCGGGTCATGACGCGGTCCACGTCCGCGAGTACAAGATGCAGGCCGCCACAGACGCGGGTATCTTTACCCGGGCGGCGTCTGAACATCGCGCCATAGTCTCAGCGGACACTGACTTCGGCACTCTCCTTGCGCTGCGCCAGGAATCAAACCCCTCCGTAGTCCTTTTTCGTGGACGCTCCACCCGCAGTCCCGTGAAGCAACTGCGCGTGCTCCTTGCCAATTTGCCAAACCTGGAAACGGCGCTCAAGAAGGGCTGCGTTGTGGTGTTTGACGAGACACGGGTCCGCATCCGTCCGCTGCCAATCGGTCCGGGAGCGTAG